The following are from one region of the Nicotiana tabacum cultivar K326 chromosome 3, ASM71507v2, whole genome shotgun sequence genome:
- the LOC107798625 gene encoding cytochrome b559 subunit alpha, with product MESRKDRRNDNRRNLVGSQPNRERHQPYVRGTIMPPFSLTVKEYVELDMSGSTGERSFADIITSIRYWIIHSITIPSLFIAGWLFVSTILAYNEFGSPRPKEYFTESRQGIPLITGHFDPLVQLDEFSRSF from the coding sequence ATGGAGTCTAGGAAAGATCGAAGAAATGACAACAGAAGAAATCTAGTAGGGTCACAACCTAATCGAGAAAGACATCAGCCTTACGTTAGAGGCACCATCATGCCACCTTTCTCTTTGACTGTAAAAGAATATGTGGAGCTCGACATGTCTGGAAGTACAGGAGAACGTTCGTTTGCTGATATTATTACCAGTATTCGATACTGGATCATTCATAGCATTACTATACCTTCCCTATTCATTGCGGGTTGGTTATTTGTCAGCACCATTTTAGCTTACAATGAGTTTGGAAGCCCTCGGCCAAAAGAGTATTTTACAGAGAGCCGACAAGGAATTCCATTAATAACTGGCCATTTTGATCCTTTGGTACAACTTGATGAATTTAGTAGATCGTTTTAG
- the LOC107798627 gene encoding uncharacterized protein LOC107798627 produces MAAKMKSDWSTRKLNALCEFHQKRGHKTKECIILRQEFVNMLHQGHLKELMSDRGRANFARGREQHQGLPKPPSLVRTIQMIIRERDDTSINSVNFTTTHKLKRSITHEWYDELGESIIFDKSDTHSLVFPQYDAFVITLRVFDTDVRCIMVDDGSSACIIHPRVLTQMMLEDRIVPRCITLTSFNNAVERTSGEIMLPVLATSVTLETTFHIMDRDTTYNAIIG; encoded by the coding sequence ATGGCTGCAAAAATGAAGTCCGACTGGAGCACCAGAAAATTAAATGCCCTTTGCGAATTCCACCAAAAACGAGGACACAAGACCAAGGAGTGTATCATCCTCAGACAAGAGTTCGTGAACATGCTTCACCAAGGGCACCTAAAAGAGTTGATGAGCGATCGAGGAAGGGCTAACTTCGCACGAGGGCGAGAACAACATCAGGGGCTGCCCAAACCACCTTCCTTAGTTCGTACCATTCAAATGATTATCAGGGAACGCGACGACACATCTATCAACAGCGTGAATTTCACCACTACTCACAAGCTCAAGCGATCAATCACCCACGAATGGTATGACGAACTCggagaaagtatcatcttcgataagtcagatacccacAGTTTGGTCTTTCCTCAATATGATGCCTTTGTCATTACTTTACGTGTTTTTGATACTGATGTAAGATGTATCATGGTCGATGATGGAAGCAGCGCGTGCATCATCCATCCTCGAGTTCTCACCCAAATGATGCTCGAGGACAGAATAGTGCCACGTTGCATCACGCTAAcaagttttaacaatgcagttgagcggACATCTGGAGAAATCATGTTGCCCGTCCTGGCCACCAGCGTCACCTTGGAGACCacgttccacatcatggaccgGGATACAACATACAATGCCATCATAGGctga